A region of Dioscorea cayenensis subsp. rotundata cultivar TDr96_F1 chromosome 5, TDr96_F1_v2_PseudoChromosome.rev07_lg8_w22 25.fasta, whole genome shotgun sequence DNA encodes the following proteins:
- the LOC120261920 gene encoding universal stress protein PHOS34-like produces MALSTERNVGVAVDFSEGSQAALMWASDHLLRAGDKLVIIHSEVCFQKEQGAVHLWESTGSPFIPLNEFDDPGITKRYGVKPDSATINILHQLAKQKGIEVVVKIYWGDAGVKICEAGEKVPLQCLVIGSRGLGKVKRALLGSVSSYVVHHAMCPVTVVKSSPSN; encoded by the exons ATGGCGTTGAGTACCGAGAGGAATGTAGGGGTGGCTGTGGACTTCTCAGAGGGCAGCCAAGCAGCCCTTATGTGGGCATCAGACCATCTTCTCAGGGCTGGAGACAAGCTTGTTATCATCCACAGTGAAGTCTGTTTCCAGAAGGAACAGGGGGCTGTGCATCTCTGGGAGTCCACTGGCTCTC CCTTCATTCCTTTGAATGAGTTTGATGACCCTGGCATAACAAAGAGATATGGTGTTAAGCCTGACTCTGCCACCATAAACATCCTCCATCAACTAGCAAAGCAGAAGGGG ATTGAAGTAGTGGTTAAGATATACTGGGGTGATGCTGGGGTGAAGATATGTGAAGCTGGTGAGAAAGTTCCACTTCAGTGTCTGGTGATTGGGAGCAGGGGTCTTGGCAAAGTTAAGAG GGCTTTACTGGGGAGTGTGAGCAGCTATGTGGTCCATCATGCTATGTGTCCTGTGACTGTTGTTAAGAGCTCACCTTCTAATTGA
- the LOC120260913 gene encoding chaperone protein dnaJ C76, chloroplastic-like isoform X2: MEFLTNSCSITTYMHPFIITRVPEIHHPLRLTSKTKTLSSQTSRGSIRCNGMREQKAGPMDYYELLGVSLDSTAQEIKEAYRKLQKKHHPDIAGQKGHEYTLLLNEAYHVLIREEQQGRRCMVSNNKRRGGFASDFSGSGYSSWNGPLRSQALFVDENKCIGCRECVHCANKTFVMDETGGSARVKVQFGDDDKNIKVSVDACPVNCIHWVDSGELPLLEFLIRPQPKESYGVYGGGWERPGDVFSAAKRLKKHLEREENQCTHGHSYYEGDDAAEEETPAQVKARQEASMKLRLEKYFGIWGWLGEVFISK, translated from the exons ATGGAATTCCTGACAAACAGTTGCAGTATAACCACTTATATGCATCCCTTTATAATAACAAGAGTTCCAGAAATACATCACCCGCTCCGATTgacaagcaaaacaaaaacact CTCAAGCCAAACATCTAGAGGAAGTATAAGATGCAATGGGATGAGAGAACAAAAAGCAGGACCCATGGATTATTATGAATTGCTTGGAGTTTCATTAGATTCTACTGCACAGGAGATCAAGGAGGCTTACAGAAAATTGCAAAAGAAACACCACCCTGATATTGCTGGCCAAAAA gGTCATGAATACACTCTTCTGCTTAATGAGGCTTACCATGTGTTGATAAGAGAAGAGCAGCAGGGAAGAAGATGTATGGTTTCAAATAACAAGAGGAGAGGTGGCTTTGCAAGTGATTTCTCTGGTTCAGGTTATAGTTCATGGAATGGTCCATTGAGGTCACAAGCTCTCTTTGTAGATGAAAATAAATGCATAG GTTGCCGGGAATGCGTGCATTGTGCCAACAAGACATTTGTGATGGATGAGACTGGAGGTTCTGCAAGAGTTAAAGTTCAATTTGGAgatgatgataaaaatattaag GTATCAGTTGATGCATGTCCAGTGAACTGCATCCATTGGGTGGACAGTGGAGAGCTGCCATTGCTGGAGTTTTTAATCAGGCCACAGCCAAAGGAGTCTTATGGTGTTTATGGAGGTGGGTGGGAGAGGCCTGGAGATGTTTTCAGTGCTGCCAAACGACTCAAAAAGCATTTGGAAAGAGAGGAAAACCAGTGCACCCATGGACATTCATACTATG AAGGTGATGATGCTGCAGAAGAGGAGACACCAGCTCAAGTCAAAGCAAGACAAGAGGCTAGCATGAAGTTAAGGTTGGAAAAATACTTTGGAATATGGGGTTGGTTGGGAGAAGTTTTTATCTCAAAGTGA
- the LOC120260914 gene encoding LOW QUALITY PROTEIN: phosphatidylinositol transfer protein CSR1 (The sequence of the model RefSeq protein was modified relative to this genomic sequence to represent the inferred CDS: deleted 1 base in 1 codon), with product MALSFRPPIRLSFSRPACCRRLPHRTFAASSQNQITPSSIDTSKLISEVKRILEREHLSLPIGKNGRDDEDMILWFLKDRKFSVEEAVAKLTKAIKWREDFGVSMLSEDSVKSLYNTRKAYVHDFLDVKGRPVLVVVASKHFPEKQDANENERLCVYLIEKALSKCSPGTEDILGIFDLRGFSTDNSDFFFLKFLIDVFYYYYPKRLGQVLFVDAPFVFQPLWQLVRPLLKSYASLVRFCDAKTVREEFFTEDTVPDAFKG from the exons ATGGCGCTAAGCTTCCGCCCTCCCATTCGGTTGTCCTTCTCGCGGCCCGCTTGCTGTCGCCGACTGCCCCATCGGACCTTCGCAGCCTCCTCGCAGAACCAGATCACCCCATCCTCCATCGATACAAGCAAG CTCATATCAGAAGTCAAAAGAATACTTGAGAGGGAGCATCTGAGCCTGCCCATAGGCAAAAATGgaagagatgatgaagatatGATCCTTTGGTTTTTGAAAGACAGAAAATTTTCTGTTGAGGAGGCTGTTGCAAAATTAACTAAAGCTATT AAATGGCGTGAGGACTTTGGTGTGTCAATGCTGTCAGAAGACTCTGTGAAGAGCTTATATAATACCAGGAAAGCTTATGTTCATGACTTTCTGGATGTCAAA GGCAGACCTGTGCTTGTTGTTGTGGCATCTAAGCATTTTCCAGAG AAGCAGGATGCCAATGAGAATGAGCGGCTTTGTGTTTACTTGATTGAGAAAGCATTGAGCAAATGTTCTCCTGGAACTGAAGATATTCTTGGAATATTTGATTTAAGAGGGTTTAGTACAGACAACAGcgacttcttttttttaaagttcCTG aTTGATGTGTTCTACTATTACTACCCAAAGCGGCTTGGACAAGTTCTTTTTGTGGATGCTCCATTTGTGTTTCAGCCACTCTGGCAGCTTGTTAGGCCATTGTTGAAATCATATGCCTCCCTG GTGAGGTTTTGTGATGCAAAGACAGTGAGGGAGGAATTTTTCACAGAAGACACTGTTCCTGATGCCTTCAAAGGTTAA
- the LOC120260913 gene encoding chaperone protein dnaJ C76, chloroplastic-like isoform X3 — protein MEFLTNSCSITTYMHPFIITRVPEIHHPLRLTSKTKTLQTSRGSIRCNGMREQKAGPMDYYELLGVSLDSTAQEIKEAYRKLQKKHHPDIAGQKGHEYTLLLNEAYHVLIREEQQGRRCMVSNNKRRGGFASDFSGSGYSSWNGPLRSQALFVDENKCIGCRECVHCANKTFVMDETGGSARVKVQFGDDDKNIKVSVDACPVNCIHWVDSGELPLLEFLIRPQPKESYGVYGGGWERPGDVFSAAKRLKKHLEREENQCTHGHSYYEEGDDAAEEETPAQVKARQEASMKLRLEKYFGIWGWLGEVFISK, from the exons ATGGAATTCCTGACAAACAGTTGCAGTATAACCACTTATATGCATCCCTTTATAATAACAAGAGTTCCAGAAATACATCACCCGCTCCGATTgacaagcaaaacaaaaacact CCAAACATCTAGAGGAAGTATAAGATGCAATGGGATGAGAGAACAAAAAGCAGGACCCATGGATTATTATGAATTGCTTGGAGTTTCATTAGATTCTACTGCACAGGAGATCAAGGAGGCTTACAGAAAATTGCAAAAGAAACACCACCCTGATATTGCTGGCCAAAAA gGTCATGAATACACTCTTCTGCTTAATGAGGCTTACCATGTGTTGATAAGAGAAGAGCAGCAGGGAAGAAGATGTATGGTTTCAAATAACAAGAGGAGAGGTGGCTTTGCAAGTGATTTCTCTGGTTCAGGTTATAGTTCATGGAATGGTCCATTGAGGTCACAAGCTCTCTTTGTAGATGAAAATAAATGCATAG GTTGCCGGGAATGCGTGCATTGTGCCAACAAGACATTTGTGATGGATGAGACTGGAGGTTCTGCAAGAGTTAAAGTTCAATTTGGAgatgatgataaaaatattaag GTATCAGTTGATGCATGTCCAGTGAACTGCATCCATTGGGTGGACAGTGGAGAGCTGCCATTGCTGGAGTTTTTAATCAGGCCACAGCCAAAGGAGTCTTATGGTGTTTATGGAGGTGGGTGGGAGAGGCCTGGAGATGTTTTCAGTGCTGCCAAACGACTCAAAAAGCATTTGGAAAGAGAGGAAAACCAGTGCACCCATGGACATTCATACTATG AAGAAGGTGATGATGCTGCAGAAGAGGAGACACCAGCTCAAGTCAAAGCAAGACAAGAGGCTAGCATGAAGTTAAGGTTGGAAAAATACTTTGGAATATGGGGTTGGTTGGGAGAAGTTTTTATCTCAAAGTGA
- the LOC120260913 gene encoding chaperone protein dnaJ C76, chloroplastic-like isoform X1: protein MEFLTNSCSITTYMHPFIITRVPEIHHPLRLTSKTKTLSSQTSRGSIRCNGMREQKAGPMDYYELLGVSLDSTAQEIKEAYRKLQKKHHPDIAGQKGHEYTLLLNEAYHVLIREEQQGRRCMVSNNKRRGGFASDFSGSGYSSWNGPLRSQALFVDENKCIGCRECVHCANKTFVMDETGGSARVKVQFGDDDKNIKVSVDACPVNCIHWVDSGELPLLEFLIRPQPKESYGVYGGGWERPGDVFSAAKRLKKHLEREENQCTHGHSYYEEGDDAAEEETPAQVKARQEASMKLRLEKYFGIWGWLGEVFISK from the exons ATGGAATTCCTGACAAACAGTTGCAGTATAACCACTTATATGCATCCCTTTATAATAACAAGAGTTCCAGAAATACATCACCCGCTCCGATTgacaagcaaaacaaaaacact CTCAAGCCAAACATCTAGAGGAAGTATAAGATGCAATGGGATGAGAGAACAAAAAGCAGGACCCATGGATTATTATGAATTGCTTGGAGTTTCATTAGATTCTACTGCACAGGAGATCAAGGAGGCTTACAGAAAATTGCAAAAGAAACACCACCCTGATATTGCTGGCCAAAAA gGTCATGAATACACTCTTCTGCTTAATGAGGCTTACCATGTGTTGATAAGAGAAGAGCAGCAGGGAAGAAGATGTATGGTTTCAAATAACAAGAGGAGAGGTGGCTTTGCAAGTGATTTCTCTGGTTCAGGTTATAGTTCATGGAATGGTCCATTGAGGTCACAAGCTCTCTTTGTAGATGAAAATAAATGCATAG GTTGCCGGGAATGCGTGCATTGTGCCAACAAGACATTTGTGATGGATGAGACTGGAGGTTCTGCAAGAGTTAAAGTTCAATTTGGAgatgatgataaaaatattaag GTATCAGTTGATGCATGTCCAGTGAACTGCATCCATTGGGTGGACAGTGGAGAGCTGCCATTGCTGGAGTTTTTAATCAGGCCACAGCCAAAGGAGTCTTATGGTGTTTATGGAGGTGGGTGGGAGAGGCCTGGAGATGTTTTCAGTGCTGCCAAACGACTCAAAAAGCATTTGGAAAGAGAGGAAAACCAGTGCACCCATGGACATTCATACTATG AAGAAGGTGATGATGCTGCAGAAGAGGAGACACCAGCTCAAGTCAAAGCAAGACAAGAGGCTAGCATGAAGTTAAGGTTGGAAAAATACTTTGGAATATGGGGTTGGTTGGGAGAAGTTTTTATCTCAAAGTGA
- the LOC120260169 gene encoding pentatricopeptide repeat-containing protein At1g66345, mitochondrial produces the protein MILRLRRPLLILPKSIHTKPTPPTASSSSDITGLLINGGKWDALTARFGSITLTNSLVEQVLLDLKEPSDAKKALLFFHWSSTQHSSFHHSLRSYSIAIHILVRSGLFIDAGALLESAITKTSQPESCLLDALLSTYEATPSGPRVFDILVQTYAKMRMLDHAFDACSHLMDRGFSISLTSFNALLRVAQKSNRYDLAWKVYEYMLHRRVYPDRNSIETMTNVMCKQGSLQNIISVLDKINGKRCAPAVIVNSGLWFMIAKKDNFNVDHGIVLLKRLLQKDMIVDSVVYSLIISTRCERGELDNAYEMFDEMLKRGCGSNAFVYTCFIGAHCKSGRIEEAIRLMQEMQLSGFKPYQKTYSYMIEGCSMSRRLDECMAFYEKMIKHGFVPDSDACNQMIGKLCECGKVEKANDILTVLLDKGFKANQVTYMILMKGFGDAGNVHEVTKLYYEQRHRGIHLDPMALDGIVMANFVEKFVDYQNSPQSFTYPQGIS, from the exons ATGATACTTCGTCTCCGTAGACCTCTCCTCATCCTTCCCAAATCTATCCACACTAAACCAACACCACccactgcttcttcttcttcggataTCACCGGTCTCTTGATCAACGGCGGCAAATGGGACGCCCTTACCGCCCGCTTCGGCTCCATAACTCTCACCAACTCCCTCGTCGAACAAGTGCTCCTCGATCTGAAAGAACCCAGCGACGCTAAGAAAGCCTTACTCTTCTTCCACTGGTCCTCAACCCAACACTCATCTTTCCACCACTCCCTTCGCTCCTACTCCATCGCCATCCACATCCTCGTCCGCTCAGGCCTTTTCATCGATGCCGGCGCGTTGCTCGAGTCGGCTATAACCAAGACTTCCCAACCGGAATCTTGTCTCCTTGACGCCCTTTTGTCTACTTACGAAGCAACCCCTTCCGGCCCTCGAGTGTTCGACATTCTGGTGCAGACGTACGCGAAGATGAGGATGCTCGACCATGCCTTTGATGCTTGCTCTCACCTCATGGACCGTGGCTTTTCAATAAGCTTAACAAGCTTCAATGCTTTGCTGCGCGTGGCTCAAAAATCCAATCGCTATGATCTTGCCTGGAAGGTGTATGAGTATATGCTTCACAGAAGAGTTTACCCCGACCGTAACTCCATTGAAACCATGACAAATGTTATGTGTAAACAGGGATCATTGCAGAATATAATTAGTGTTCTGGATAAGATTAATGGCAAGCGATGTGCTCCGGCAGTGATTGTAAACTCCGGCCTGTGGTTTATGATTGCTAAAAAAGACAACTTTAATGTTGATCATGGGATTGTGTTGCTGAAGAGGTTGTTACAGAAAGACATGATTGTTGATAGTGTTGTGTATTCGTTGATCATCTCCACTCGTTGTGAGAGAGGGGAGTTGGATAATGCCTAtgagatgtttgatgaaatgcttaaAAGAGGTTGTGGTTCTAATGCCTTTGTTTATACCTGCTTCATTGGTGCTCATTGTAAGTCAGGAAGGATTGAAGAGGCTATAAGATTGATGCAAGAGATGCAGCTCTCTGGTTTTAAACCATACCAGAAGACTTACAGTTATATGATTGAAGGGTGTTCTATGTCACGAAGACTAGATGAATGCATGGCGTTTTATGAAAAAATGATTAAACATGGTTTTGTGCCTGATTCTGATGCTTGCAATCAGATGATTGGCAAACTCTGTGAATGTGGAAAGGTGGAGAAGGCTAATGACATCTTGACTGTTCTCTTAGACAAAGGATTCAAAGCTAATCAAGTCACGTATATGATACTTATGAAAGGGTTCGGAGATGCAGGAAATGTCCATGAAGTTACAAAATTGTATTATGAACAGCGGCACCGTGGCATTCATCTTGATCCCATGGCGT TGGATGGCATTGTCATGGCAAATTTTGTCGAAAAGTTCGTAGATTATCAGAACTCTCCGCAGTCATTCACCTACCCACAAGGCATAAGTTGA